In Felis catus isolate Fca126 chromosome E1, F.catus_Fca126_mat1.0, whole genome shotgun sequence, the following proteins share a genomic window:
- the GNGT2 gene encoding guanine nucleotide-binding protein G(I)/G(S)/G(O) subunit gamma-T2: protein MAQELSEKDLLKMNVEQLKKEVKNARVPISKTGKEIKDFVEAEAGNDPLLKGVPEDKNPFKEKGSCVIS from the exons ATGGCCCAGGAGCTCAGCGAGAAGGACCTGTTGAAGATGAACGTTGAACAGCTCAAAAAGGAAGTGAAGAATGCAAGAGTTCCG ATTTCCAAGACGGGAAAGGAAATCAAGGATTTTGTGGAGGCTGAAGCAGGAAATGACCCTCTTCTCAAAGGCGTCCCCGAGGACAAGAATCCCTTCAAGGAGAAAGGCAGTTGTGTGATAAGCTGA